A region of Streptomyces sp. NBC_01750 DNA encodes the following proteins:
- a CDS encoding condensation domain-containing protein has translation MRLSITGQYMARYQRIAADNREIDLLPVTGAQRRFVLVRSLDPSGRPDIVPMFFAFPRGTVDPVRLRAAANQLAARHPVLRAHPEVLRGTPVLRLAEPDVPVERVVRAPGEDAATTVRRALNAWTAQGSPLRLYLAEDGPDAEEEVLAVVLDHTACDGQSLARIVEELSSAYRDGVGPGELAPAEAAAELAAYRDAVLMQLDAEQHAGSSAALEYWGGRLREVRERAPLPGPQAPAPGTLPTGAAELRLPAPASGAPFPALLDACRAAARVLYGAGHVSPIGYPWGGRPAAAAPVVGCFLNTVVFPAGTDDTPDGPNGGEPFGAEATATDWWADLDRADTPFDEVVHAARSAGSLWSGRLDGLLTVDDARRRPPLSLGGVAGREIHIDGRPVRAPFAVSVTHGPELHIRMVWDRHVLDDHTAEDGFGAFCAALPAPERADVTVG, from the coding sequence GTGCGCCTCAGCATCACGGGCCAGTACATGGCTCGCTACCAACGCATCGCCGCCGACAACAGGGAAATCGATCTGCTGCCCGTCACCGGAGCTCAGCGGCGTTTCGTCCTGGTGCGCTCCCTGGACCCCTCCGGACGGCCGGACATCGTCCCGATGTTCTTCGCCTTCCCCCGCGGCACCGTGGATCCGGTACGGCTGCGAGCTGCCGCGAACCAGCTGGCCGCCCGGCACCCGGTGCTGCGCGCCCACCCGGAGGTGCTCCGCGGCACCCCCGTGCTTCGCCTGGCGGAGCCGGACGTACCGGTGGAACGCGTCGTTCGCGCGCCAGGCGAGGACGCGGCCACCACCGTGCGCCGAGCCCTGAACGCCTGGACTGCGCAGGGCTCGCCGCTGCGGCTCTACCTGGCCGAGGACGGACCGGATGCCGAGGAAGAGGTGCTCGCCGTCGTCCTGGACCACACCGCCTGCGACGGCCAGTCGCTGGCACGCATCGTCGAGGAGCTGAGCAGCGCCTACCGCGACGGGGTCGGCCCCGGAGAACTCGCGCCCGCCGAAGCGGCCGCGGAACTGGCCGCCTACCGGGACGCGGTCCTGATGCAGCTCGACGCCGAGCAGCACGCGGGGTCGTCCGCCGCGCTGGAGTACTGGGGCGGGCGGCTGCGGGAGGTGCGCGAACGCGCTCCGCTCCCCGGGCCGCAGGCTCCCGCCCCCGGCACGCTGCCCACCGGCGCGGCCGAACTGCGGCTGCCCGCTCCGGCTTCCGGCGCACCGTTCCCCGCGCTGCTCGACGCCTGCCGGGCAGCGGCCCGCGTCCTGTACGGAGCCGGTCATGTGTCACCGATCGGGTACCCATGGGGCGGCCGCCCGGCCGCCGCTGCGCCGGTGGTTGGCTGCTTCCTCAACACCGTTGTTTTCCCGGCCGGGACCGATGACACCCCCGACGGCCCGAACGGCGGTGAGCCCTTCGGCGCGGAGGCGACGGCCACCGACTGGTGGGCCGACCTCGACCGGGCGGACACCCCCTTCGACGAAGTCGTGCACGCCGCCCGGTCGGCCGGGTCCCTGTGGTCGGGCCGACTGGACGGCCTGCTGACCGTCGACGACGCCCGTCGCCGTCCACCGCTGAGCCTGGGCGGAGTGGCAGGCCGCGAGATCCACATCGACGGCCGGCCGGTGCGCGCCCCGTTCGCCGTGTCCGTCACCCACGGGCCCGAACTCCACATCCGCATGGTGTGGGATCGCCATGTGCTCGACGACCACACGGCCGAAGACGGGTTCGGCGCCTTCTGTGCGGCCCTGCCCGCCCCGGAGCGAGCCGACGTCACCGTCGGCTGA
- a CDS encoding MFS transporter encodes MSPSPPVASSGLLRMRDFRLLLAGAAAGQVGAQVTLVALPLVAVLVLKAPAFQVGLLTAAETAAFLLIGLPAGAWVDRMRKLPLMIRADAVRALTMASVPLAAVAGVLTMAQLYVVALVTGAATVFFDVAHQSYLPELLPKERLMAGNGALETVRSSAHIAGPGLGGGLVQVLGAHLAIVADAIGYAVSALFLLAMKRPPESRPEPVPGASLRKDIGEGLRFVLGHPLLRVIAATTGLGNFFTAMLMATQTIFLVRVIGLQPVAVGLMLSASAVGGLVGALSAGTLAGRLGQARIIWLSALATGPFALLWPLSGRGATAALFAIGSGVVSFGAVVYNVAQVSFRQTLCPPRLLGRMNATLRFLVWGTLPLGAVVGGAVAGAFDPRAALWVCATGFLVVPLPLLLSPLRRVRDLPAAPDDTQDPEDPAMCDSGARPESIALG; translated from the coding sequence ATGTCCCCCTCACCCCCTGTCGCATCCAGCGGTCTGCTGCGCATGCGCGACTTCCGTCTCCTGTTGGCCGGCGCCGCGGCCGGTCAAGTCGGCGCCCAGGTCACCCTGGTCGCTCTCCCGCTGGTGGCGGTACTCGTGCTGAAGGCACCCGCGTTTCAGGTGGGACTGCTCACGGCTGCCGAGACCGCCGCGTTCCTCCTGATAGGGCTGCCTGCGGGTGCCTGGGTCGACCGGATGAGAAAGCTCCCGCTGATGATCCGGGCCGATGCGGTGCGCGCCCTGACCATGGCGAGTGTCCCGCTGGCCGCAGTCGCCGGCGTACTGACGATGGCGCAGCTGTACGTCGTCGCTCTGGTCACCGGAGCCGCAACCGTCTTCTTCGATGTGGCCCACCAGAGCTACCTGCCCGAACTGCTGCCCAAGGAGCGGCTGATGGCGGGCAACGGCGCATTGGAGACGGTCCGCTCATCGGCCCACATCGCCGGACCGGGGCTCGGTGGCGGACTCGTACAAGTCCTCGGGGCGCATCTGGCGATCGTGGCCGACGCGATCGGCTACGCCGTGTCCGCGCTGTTCCTGCTGGCCATGAAGCGGCCGCCCGAGAGCCGGCCCGAGCCGGTTCCGGGCGCGTCCCTGCGCAAGGACATCGGGGAAGGCCTCCGATTCGTGCTCGGCCACCCCTTGCTACGGGTCATCGCCGCAACGACCGGCCTCGGCAACTTCTTCACCGCGATGCTGATGGCCACTCAGACCATCTTCCTGGTACGGGTGATCGGCCTGCAGCCGGTCGCCGTCGGTCTGATGCTCTCCGCGTCCGCCGTGGGCGGACTCGTCGGTGCACTGAGCGCCGGCACGCTCGCCGGCCGCCTCGGACAGGCCCGCATCATCTGGCTCTCCGCCCTGGCAACCGGGCCGTTCGCACTGTTGTGGCCGCTGTCCGGACGGGGAGCCACCGCCGCCCTGTTCGCCATCGGCTCCGGCGTGGTCTCCTTCGGCGCGGTGGTCTACAACGTCGCCCAGGTCAGCTTCCGTCAGACGCTCTGCCCGCCCCGACTGCTCGGCCGGATGAACGCCACGCTGCGCTTCCTTGTGTGGGGCACCCTGCCGCTCGGCGCCGTCGTGGGCGGCGCCGTCGCGGGCGCCTTCGATCCGCGCGCCGCACTCTGGGTCTGCGCGACCGGCTTCCTCGTCGTACCGCTGCCGTTGCTGCTCTCCCCCCTGCGCCGCGTGCGCGATCTGCCGGCCGCTCCGGACGACACACAAGACCCGGAAGATCCGGCCATGTGCGACTCCGGCGCCCGGCCCGAGTCCATCGCCCTCGGCTGA
- a CDS encoding EF-hand domain-containing protein, with protein MSKFVLEKADGMQQAWPSVIAVPLPSVAGLLSTPQCGTEPCASTIVDQLYRKDTERMATFDPITRRLRQLFAVLDTDEDGFVTWGDYQRIVDKYMTGYALAKSDARIKSLEKAYWAQWLGLLTQANPGQDRLSQDEFVAAQRAAGYDTYASHLLEDIAQAIFNVLDIDRDKRISRDGFARYLAFYEISSADAAIIFQRLDLDGDAFISQREVARSLRAFHLYNDDLNTPGGIFLGVTERSSDAP; from the coding sequence ATGTCGAAGTTCGTTCTCGAGAAGGCGGACGGCATGCAGCAGGCATGGCCGAGTGTCATCGCCGTCCCACTGCCCAGCGTCGCCGGCCTTCTCTCGACACCGCAATGCGGCACAGAGCCGTGTGCAAGCACCATCGTCGATCAGCTCTATCGGAAGGACACGGAACGCATGGCGACGTTCGATCCGATCACCCGTCGACTCCGGCAGCTCTTCGCGGTCCTGGACACCGACGAAGACGGCTTCGTCACGTGGGGCGACTACCAGCGGATCGTGGACAAGTACATGACCGGCTATGCGTTGGCGAAGAGCGACGCCAGGATCAAGTCATTGGAGAAGGCGTACTGGGCGCAGTGGCTGGGACTCCTGACGCAGGCGAACCCCGGGCAGGACCGCCTGTCCCAGGACGAGTTCGTCGCGGCGCAACGCGCTGCGGGGTACGACACCTATGCGTCCCACCTGCTGGAGGACATCGCCCAGGCCATCTTCAATGTTCTGGACATCGACCGCGACAAGCGAATCAGCAGGGACGGGTTCGCCCGGTACCTGGCCTTCTACGAGATTTCCAGCGCTGACGCCGCGATCATCTTCCAGCGGCTGGACCTGGACGGCGACGCGTTCATCTCCCAGCGAGAGGTCGCCAGGTCACTCCGCGCATTCCACCTCTACAACGACGACCTCAACACGCCGGGTGGCATCTTCCTCGGCGTCACTGAGCGGAGTTCGGACGCCCCCTGA